The following coding sequences lie in one Tichowtungia aerotolerans genomic window:
- a CDS encoding phospholipase D family protein yields the protein MKRFLCLVFLAAAIGAAAESPLFGPQDGTNRVAIVNSGYDAMLLRVHLFRNAKKSIDVQTFILTNDECGRLFMYELIQAAKRGVKVRMITDHIASDKDRDLAAFLADVHPNLELKYYRPMGDRLNPSKLRGLMDVLFAFRNTNQRMHNKIITVDGKVAITGGRNIENTYYDFSIGMNFKDRDVLVVGPVVRDIEKSFEQFWGYNYAVAGHDLLDVRKRLEAGGFTRYETWDEFELHGFFDELSPMADDAAQIQDRFADVLLPAQRVDFICDKPGKNSRWGLNGDGVITARLRKELENWNDELVLQSPYLVLDKPMRDFFLRKKAENPDLKVKVSSNSFGATDNIMAYSANYKWRSLYIEDLGFHIYEYRPLPGNLLTVFPAYPKMKALAEQKAAAGEKKKQPYLCIHAKSFVMDGRVAYIGTFNLDPRSANLNTEVGLLIYDPKIAGLVQENIENDMRAGNSWVIARREIPLSLDKVNSFFERISASIPADLWPIRNTASFDLLAGMAPLSPGHPDFYTHYQNVGSFPEDETLAAPNETQTRILKVINGLAAPIL from the coding sequence ATGAAACGGTTTTTGTGTTTGGTGTTTCTGGCGGCAGCGATCGGAGCGGCGGCGGAATCGCCGCTGTTCGGGCCGCAGGACGGAACGAATCGGGTGGCGATTGTAAACAGCGGATACGATGCGATGCTGCTTCGGGTGCACCTGTTCCGTAATGCAAAGAAGTCGATTGATGTCCAGACGTTCATTCTGACCAATGACGAGTGCGGGCGCCTGTTTATGTATGAGCTGATTCAGGCGGCGAAGCGCGGTGTGAAGGTCCGAATGATTACGGATCATATCGCGTCGGACAAGGATCGGGATCTGGCGGCATTTTTGGCGGATGTGCATCCGAATCTGGAACTGAAATATTATCGCCCGATGGGAGATCGGCTGAACCCGTCCAAACTTCGCGGGTTGATGGATGTGCTGTTTGCATTCCGGAATACGAATCAGCGGATGCATAACAAGATTATTACGGTGGACGGGAAAGTTGCGATCACGGGCGGTCGTAATATTGAAAACACCTATTATGATTTTTCGATCGGCATGAATTTCAAGGACCGTGATGTGCTGGTGGTCGGTCCGGTGGTGCGCGATATCGAGAAATCGTTTGAACAGTTCTGGGGCTATAACTATGCGGTTGCTGGACATGATTTGCTCGATGTTCGCAAGCGGCTGGAAGCCGGCGGATTTACCCGCTACGAAACATGGGATGAGTTTGAGCTGCACGGCTTTTTTGATGAGCTGAGTCCGATGGCCGACGATGCCGCGCAGATTCAGGACCGCTTTGCGGATGTCCTTCTTCCGGCGCAGCGAGTGGATTTTATTTGCGATAAGCCGGGCAAAAATTCCCGATGGGGACTGAACGGAGACGGCGTTATTACCGCCCGACTGCGCAAGGAGCTGGAAAACTGGAACGATGAGCTGGTGCTGCAGAGTCCCTATCTGGTGCTGGACAAGCCGATGCGGGATTTTTTCCTGCGGAAAAAAGCGGAAAATCCGGATTTGAAGGTGAAGGTTTCGTCGAACAGTTTTGGAGCAACCGACAATATTATGGCTTACTCCGCGAATTACAAATGGCGGTCGCTCTACATCGAAGACCTCGGATTCCATATCTATGAATACAGACCGCTGCCTGGCAATTTACTGACCGTTTTTCCTGCCTATCCAAAAATGAAGGCGCTGGCGGAGCAGAAAGCCGCCGCGGGAGAAAAGAAAAAACAGCCATACCTCTGTATTCATGCAAAATCGTTTGTGATGGATGGGCGTGTGGCTTACATCGGGACCTTTAATCTGGATCCGCGGTCGGCCAATTTGAACACAGAGGTCGGCCTGCTGATTTATGACCCGAAAATCGCCGGGTTGGTCCAGGAAAATATCGAGAACGACATGCGGGCGGGCAACAGCTGGGTGATCGCCCGTCGGGAAATTCCGCTCAGCCTGGACAAGGTGAATTCCTTTTTCGAGAGGATTTCGGCTTCTATTCCGGCGGACCTGTGGCCGATTCGCAACACGGCCAGTTTTGATCTGCTGGCGGGAATGGCGCCGCTGTCGCCGGGTCACCCCGATTTCTATACGCATTATCAGAATGTCGGCAGTTTCCCGGAAGACGAAACGCTGGCTGCGCCCAACGAAACCCAGACCCGGATTCTCAAAGTCATCAACGGCCTTGCCGCGCCGATTCTTTGA